AAATGAGCGAAGATGAATAAATTGGACGCAAAGATGGCTTGTTGGTCAAAAAGGGGCTTCTGGGTGGGGACGAAGCTCGAGTAAGGTAACGTGGCTTGCGTGGTGAGGGCATTGCTGGTGTGGTGCGGGTGTGGTTTGTGTGGTGAGGGTGTGGCTTGTGTGGTGAGGAAGGGGCTGGTGTGGTGCGGGTGTGGCTTGTGTGGTGAGGATGTGGCTGGTGTGGTGCGGGTGTGGTCTGTGTGATGAGGGTGTGGCTTGTGTGGTGAGGATGTGGCTTGTTTGGTGAGGGTGTGGCTGGCTTGGTGAGGGTGTGGCTGGTGTGGGAAGGGTGTAGTTTATGTGGTGAGGGTGTGGCTTGTGTGGTGAGGATGTGGCTTGTGTGGTGAGGGTGTGGCTGGTGTTGTGAGGAAGGGGCTGGTGTGGTGCGGGTGTGGCTTGTGTGGTGAGGATGTGGCTGGTGTGGTGCGGGTGTGGTCTGTGTGATGAGGGTGTGGCTTGTTTGGTGAGGATGTGGCTGGTGTGGTGAGGATGTGGCTGGTGTGGTGAGGGTGTGGCTGGCTTGGTGAGGGTGTGGCTGGTGTGGGAAGGGTGTGGTTTGTGTGGTGAGGGTGTGGCTTGTGTGGTGAGGATGTGGCTGGTTTGGTGAGGGTGTGGCTTGTGTGGTtagggtgtggctgtgtggtaagggtgTGGCTTGTGTGGTGAGGATGTGGCTGGTTTGGTGAGGGTGCGGTTGGTGTGGTAAGGGTGTGGCTGGTGTGGTGAGGATGTGGCTGGTTTGGTGAGGATGTGGTGTGATGCGGTGCGGGTGTGGGTGGTGTGGTGAGGATGTGGCTGGTGTGGTGagggtgtggtttgtgtgtggcTTGTGTGTGAGGATGTGGCTTGTGTGGTGAGGGTGTGGCTGGTGTTGTGAGGAAGGGGCTGGTGTGGTGCGGGTGTGGCTTGTGTGGTGAGGATGTGGCTGGTGTGGTGCGGGTGTGGTCTGTGTGATGAGGGTGTGGCTTGTTTGGTGAGGATGTGGCTGGTGTGGTGAGGATGTGGCTGGTGTGGTGAGGGTGTGGCTGGCTTGGTGAGGGTGTGGCTGGTGTGGGAAGGGTGTGGTTTGTGTGGTGAGGGTGTGGCTTGTGTGGTGAGGATGTGGCTGGTTTGGTGAGGGTGTGGCTTGTGTGGTTAGGGTGTGGCTGGTGTGGTAAGGGTGTGGCTTGTGTGGTGAGGATGTGGCTGGTTTGGTGAGGGTGCGGTTGGTGTGGTAAGGGTGTGGCTGGTGTGGTGAGGATGTGGCTGGTTTGGTGAGGATGTGGTGTGATGCGGTGCGGGTGTGGGTGGTGTGGTGAGGATGTGGCTGGTGTGGTGAGGGTGTGGTTTGTGTGGTGAGGGTGTGGCTTGTGTGGTGAGGATGTGGCTGGTGTGGTGAGGGTGTGGCTGGTGTGGTAAAGGTGTGGTTTGTGTGGTAAAGGTGTGGATTGTGTGGTGAGGATGTGGCTGGtgtggtgagggtgtggttggTGTGGTTTGTGTGGTGAGGGTGTGGCTGGTGTGGTGAGGGTGTGGCTGGTGTGGTGAGGGTTTGGTTTGTGTGGTGAGGGTGTGGTTTGTGTGGTGAGGATGTGGTTGGCGTGGTGAGGGTGTGGTTTGTGTGGTGAGGATGTGGTTGGTGTGGTGCGGGTGTGGTTTGTGTGGTGAGGGTGTGGCTTGTGTGGTGAGGATGTGGCTGGTGTGGTGAGGGTGTGGCTTGTGTGGTGAGGATGTGGCTTGTGTGGTGAGGATGTTGCTGGTGTGATGATGGTGTGGCTGGTGTGGTAAGGGTGTGGTTTGTGTGGTGAGGATGTGGTTGGTGTGGTGCGGGTGTGGTTTGTGTGGTGAGGGTGTGGCTGGTGTGGTGAGGGTGTGGCTGGTGTGGTGAGGATGTAGCTGGTGTGGTGAAGGTGTGGCTTGAGTAGTGAGGATGTGGTTGGTGTGGTGCGGGTGTGGATGTGGTTGGTGTGGTGCGGGTGTGGTTTGTGTGGTGAGGGTGTGGCTTGTGTGGTGAGGATGTAGCtggtgtggtgagtgtgtggCTTGAGTAGTGAGGATGTGGTTGGTGTGGTGCGGGTGTGGCTGGTGTGGTGAGGATGTGGTTGGTGTGGTGCGGGTGTGGTTTGTGTGGTGAGGGTTTGGTTTGTGTGGTGAGGGTGTGGTTTGTGTGGTAAGGGTGTGGCTTGTGTGGTGAGGATGTGGCTGGTGTGGTGAGGGTTTGGCTGGTGTGGTGAGGATGTGGCTGGTGTGGTGCGGGTGTTGCTGGTGTAGTGAGGATGTGGTTGGTGTGGTTTCGGGTGTTGCTGGTGTGGTGAGGATGTGGTTGGTGTGGTGCGGGTGTGGTTTGTGTGGTGAGGGTTTGGTTTGTGTGGTAAGGGTGTGGCTGGTGTGGTGAGGATGTGGCTGGTGTAGTGAGGATGTGGTTGGTGTGATGCGGGTGTTGCTGGTGTGGTAAAGGTCTGGATTGTGTGGTGAGGGTGTGGCTTGTGGGGTGAGGATGTGACTAGTGTGGTGAGGAAGGGGCTGGTGTGGTGCGGGTGTGGTTTGTGTGGTGAGGATGTGGTTGGTGTGGTGAGGATGTGGCTGGAGTGGTGGGGATGTGGTTGGTGTGGTGAGGATGTGGTTGGTGTGGTGAGGATGTGGCTGGAGTGGTGGGGATGTGGTTGGTGTTGTGAGGATGTGGCTGGTGTGGTGAGGGTTTGGCTGGTGTGGTGCGGGTTTGGTTTGTGTGGTAAGGGTGTGGCTGGTGTGGTGGGGATGTGGTTGGTGTTGTGAGGATGTGGTTGGTGTGGTGAGGATGTGGCTGGTGTGGTGAGGGTTTGGCTGGTGTGGTGCGGGTGTGGTTTGTGTGGTAAGGGTGTGGCTGGTGTGGTGAGGATGTGGTTGGTGTGGTGAGGATGTGGCTGGTGTGGTGAGGGTTTGGCTGGTGTGGTGCGGGTGTGGTTTGTGTGGTAAGGGTGTGGCTGGTGTGGTGAGGATGTGGTTGGTGTGGTGAGGATGTGGCTGGTGTGGTGAGGGTGTGGCTGGTGTGGTAAAGGTGTGGTTTGTGTAGTAAGAGTGTGGCTGGTTTGGTGAGGATGTGGCTGGTGTGGTGAGGGTTTGGCTGGTGTGGTGCGGGTGTGGTTTGTGTGGTAAGGGTGTGGCTGGTGTGGTAAAGGTGTGGTTTGTGTGGTGAGGATGTGGTTGGTGTGGTGCGGGTGTGGTTTGTGTGGTGAGGGTGTGGCTTGTGTGGTAAGGATGTGGCTGGTGTGGTGAGGGTGTGGCTGGTGTGGTAAAGGTGTGGTTTGTGTGGTAAAGGTGTGGATTGTGTGGTGAGGGTGTTGTTTATGTGGTGACGATGTGGCTTACGTGGTGAGGATGTGGCTTGTGTGGTGAGGATGTTGCTGGTGTGGTGAGGATGTGGTTGGTGTATGAGGGTGTGGCTTGTGTGGTGAGGATGTGGCTGGTGTGGTGCGGGTGTGGTTTGTGTGGTGAGGGTGTGGCTTGTGTGGTGAGGATGTGGTTGGGGTGGTGCGGGTGTGGTTTGTGTGGTGAGGGTGTGGCTTGTGTGGTGAGGATGTGGCTGGTGTGGTGAGGGTGTGGCTGGTGTGGTGCGGGTGTGGTTTGTGTGGTGAGGATGTGGTTGGTGTATGAGGGTGTGGCTTGTGTGGTGAGGATGTGGTTGGGGTGGTGCGGGTGTGGTTTGTGTGGTGAGGGTGTGGCTTGTGTGGTGAGGATGTGGTTTGGGTGGTGCGGGTGTGGTTTGTGTGGTGAGGGTGTGGCTTGTGTGGTGAGGATGTGGCTGATGTGGTGAGGGTGTGGCTGGTGTGGTAAAGGTGTGGTTTGTGTGGTGAGGGTGTGGCTTGTGTGGTGAGGGTGTGGCTGGTGTGGTAAGGGTGTGGCTTGTGTGGTGAGGATGTGGCTGGTTTGGTGAGGGTGCGGTTGGTGTGGTAAGGGTGTGGCTGGTGTGGTGAGGATGTGGCTGGTTTGGTGAGGATGTGGTGTGATTCGGTGCGGGTGTGGTTTGTGTGGTAAGGGTGTGGCTGGTGTGGTGAGGATATGGCTGGTGTGGTGAGGATGTGGCTAGTGTGGTGCGGGTGTGGTTTGTGTGGTAAGGTTGTGGCTGGTGTGGTGAGGATGTGGCTGGTGTGGTGAGGGTGTTGCTGGTGTGGTGAGGGTGTGGCTGGTGTGGTGAGGATGTGGTTTGTGTGGTGAGGGTGTGGTTTGTGTGGTGAGGGTGTGGTTTGTGTGGTGAGGGTGTGGTTTGTGTGGTGAGGATCTGGTTAGTGTGGTGCGGGTTTGGTTGGTGTGGTGCGGGTGTGGTTTGTGTGGTGAGGATGTGGCTGGTGTGGTGAGGATGTGGCTTGTGTGGTGAGGATGTGGTTGGTGTGGTGCGGGTTTGGTTGGGGTGGTGCGGGTGTGGTTTGTGAGGTGAGGGTGTTGGTTTTTAAGTAACGACGGAGATGGCGGCTGCAAGATTGGCCGTGTGGTTAATTTTACTTTGTAAatacatggttacaggttcaacCGTACTGTGTCCGTTTGAGTAAGTGTGTTCTACTGTAGCCTGGAGACAAGGAAAGTTTTATGAGTAAAATATGGTTGACAGAAACACACTTCATTGCTCTATTAGCAGCCCCTAATCCTTGGGTGCCCCTAGCAGAGTGAACTCTACTACAAACAATCAGACAATCAATGTCAGTCTTCTGATGTCTTGGATAATTTCACCTTTCCTTTGAGCAGGTGGGAAGTGTCGTGAATACTGCCCCCCTCCTCCTCTCATGTAAAATAAGCTTAAGCTGTGGATCAGGATAGAAACCTTATCTGCCGCTTTGGACAGGAAAGTGTTTCTAATGAAAGAAGCTGGGTCACTGAGAAAACAATTGTTGGCAGAGATCAATGTTAATTGATATTGAATAGAAGACGATCGGATGTtcgaacaacaataatatcatcGCATGAAAgagaatacacatgcatacacacacacacacacacacacacagatacacgcgcgcgcgcacacacacacacacacacacacacacatatatatatatatatataaatatacgaatcATGATTGAGAGACTTATAGGAAGGAGAGAGAATTAACCAGGcagaaagaataaggaaagagagagagagagagagagaatgaaaagggaagaggaaggggagtgaaagggagagagaaggggagagaaaggaaggaagaggatGATATTGAATTGAAGTGATGACTACTCAGTGGTTGATCCTGAAATGACACTGGAGGACAGTTTGATCAACTGGAATGAAGTGAAACTTAATCAATAATATCCAAGTGATTGAGACAGACTGTGGCGGCGACACGTCTTTCATTATCGATTCCTTTATGAgagcagaaagaaagagatgtgtACTGTTTAGATTAAAATTTGTCAGTCATGCAATGAAAAGATGTCGCCATTGTGTAGAATGCATGGATGTTGTTGACAAGGCGGAGAGAAGAGCGTTGGGTGACGTTACTCGAAGAATCTAGTAATCTACAATATGTCAGCAATTAGAGATTTCTCCATGAACTTTTGTTATTATAAATGGGagtcaaagacaacaacaaccgTTTGTGGCACGGCGATTCCTGTCAGAAATTTCTTGCGATTTGTGGTAATCTCAACATTTTTTTGCCTCTAGTCATGCAAACGACAATCCCAGATTTCGATCCCCATGTTGCTTGAAAGGGTTCAGAAAATATCGAAAGTTTGTATGTCAAGAGGACAAAGCTCTGAGCTTTAGGGACTGTcagcatgtgagtgagtgagagagagagagagagagagaagagagagagagagagagagagagagagagattgtgagaaagagagtgggtgCGGGACACTTGTTATTTCTCTGTTAGATGAAAAACCAGAGATCCGAAATGATAGTATTCTCTCACCCCAAATAGGAGTTCTTCCTTATAATCGTTTCTCACACTATGCATTTTAGTGTCCAACCTTCATTCCGGACACCGTAGCACCAAAGAATCCCTGTCCTCCCTcaatttaattaatgaaattaaccTCAGAACAATGAGGTATTAAACATACcttaaggcatatatatatatatatatatatatatatatataatatatatatatatatatatattatatatatatatatgtagaaaaaatgAAAAGGGACACATGAGTTgatgtatataaagaaaataagtcaaggtagaaaatgctaaaataattttaccatGAACATTTTAGTTTCagccattgagactttttcaactgagaGTTgacttatattctttatatatatatatatatataggcgtatacaCCATAaggcagatatgtgtgtgtgtatgcatttgtgcacacacgtacacatacgaaAACACTGCTACCTCTAAAGTAGACACCAGATGGCGCAAGGACACTTAGAATGTCGTAAGGTGTCTCCGTTGAAGTATTGTTGATTCTTGTCCATTGAAAGTCAATTGACGCCTGACGCCGGCATTACTGCATGGCTTAAGACGTTCGCTGCTTAGCATCCTGAGGTTGCCGAGTTCGATTCCACTGTGCGGTGCCTTCTAACTTCCATTTACCccctccacacaaacacatacatacatataaataaatgtaagatgAGATGGTAATATGAAAATACAATAACGAGTGGAAAGCGAGTTATCAGCCGTACAGCCaaattaatagaatatatacatacaatataatatatacacttctGTATAACTGAGAGAACTTAGAttggtttcggccattatcggcCCCCGGGTCATGACTAACTCagtagcaccacctggaaaagtcCTTTAGTTGATTATTTCGGGACACCATGGACCACTCAAGCACATAGTTGTTGTTGGTTGAGACGTATccaggtgtaggtggtttatccagtatttcctggaggaatttgtccaggtaccgTTCGAAAGTCGTGGGGTTTtctctactttaatttcttttgatGAAACATTGAAAAGTGCAGGACCATTTGCAGCGAAGAAATTGTGTCgcaatgttcttatgtgatgtgatctcGACCTTTGTAGGGGACGCATTGCACGGGAGCTTAGTCTTGGGTGGATTGTAAACATAATGCCAATATaatttggataatattggtggaatattttccacatggtgCAAATAATGTATCACTCACTGCGGCGTTGCAGAGGATAAAGCTTCAGCTGTTTAAGTTGAGTCCAATAATCAAGTCCCATCAtgccatttattaattttttttggtgATAGATCTTTGTGGGGCTACGATCCGTATTACATCTTGTTTTTTGTAGGAGGGAGGCAcaatgggcagcagtattcgaggtggggCTTAGTgaatgtggagaagagaaggatgatggtttcATGAACCCTAgattggaaagttctgagaatccatgaGCACATTCTGTGGGCAACATCGACTTTTTCGTTGATGTGCACACTCCAGCTAAGGTTGCTGTCGACAGTTACACCTAAGTCTTTGATATTATCTGGAGGTTCAAGTAGTTTTCCCCACTGTAGTCTATATAGTTGTTCGAGTGTGTCCTCTCTTCCAAAGTGGATGAGCTCACATTTTTCTTCGTTCAACtgcatattgtttttatttttgtgaccACTGGGTTACTGCGCGTAGGTCCGATTAAAGTATTGTTCGATCATCTGCTCCCTTAATGACTTTCTGGAGCTTAGAgtcatctgcaaatatttttatGGTGCTATGTTCAATggaacctacaatgtcattgatATAGAGAATAAAAAGAAGTGGACCCAGCACAATACCCTGCGGTACACCGCTCGTGACTGTTGCTGGTGTTCAGTGGATGCGATCAACCACAACATGTTGGGGTCTGTTTGTTAGGATATACCTAATCCATTGAGGTAGCTTTCCACCAACTCCAGCGTTGGATAGTTTCTTTAACAGTATATagtggtcgaccctatcaaaagccttgctgaaatcaaggtatatgACATTCGCGTTGGAGCCCTCACTTAGTGCATTTAAGATGTCATCAAAGTTGTGGTGGAACTGTGTTAGTCAGTCCCTGCCACCACGAAAGCCATGCTGGTTGTAATTTAGGAGATGAttttgttctgtatatatatatatatatatatatatatatatatatatagagagagagagagagagagagagagagagagagagagcagagagacagagagacagagagagagagagacagagagagagaaagagagagagagagagagagagagagagactgtaatAACTGCGTGTTGTTACTACAAAACCGATGGTTTCATATGAATACATTCGCAATTATTTAATCGTATTtttagtaatagtggtagtttAGCCTTTTGTCAGATTGAGTGCAGACGAGATTTCAGTTGGCGTACAGACGAAAGGGGATACATGGAGGCAATCATTCAAGGTCATTTACTTTGTTTCATGGCAGTGCTAACCGGTGACACTGACAaaattatgtagtatatatatatatatatatatacatatatatatatatatatatacatacacacatacacataggtacacacacacattatgtattatgaaatgttattattgttcattGGTATACTGCATGAGAATTTTGTCCTttgtacatgcacaaacacacacacattaagaaaTTGCAGTATACACGCAATGTGTGCTTAATATTTTTGGCAATATAATGTATTGTAGCAATTAAGTTGGTGTGCATGTATTAAATTGAATCAAATTAATTGAGTTGTGTAATCTATTGTATGTGATAATTGCATGTGCGTTATAGTGTATGGATGTGTAAAAATGGAGGCATACACATGTGTTTAGCGTTTGCATGACACTGGCGTATTAAAGCTTTTCGTGTTTGGTCCATACCTAAGTGTAAACTTAGGCACCGTCACATGCAGAAATGCTGCAGCCTTTCGATGTGGGTTAGGATCACCTTTTGCCCACTTGATTATTGTTTACAATTTGTGAGCGGAGGATAGATTTGCAGTGTGATGTTCGCTAAGtggtcacaataataataataaatatatcaataaa
The Octopus sinensis linkage group LG21, ASM634580v1, whole genome shotgun sequence DNA segment above includes these coding regions:
- the LOC115222769 gene encoding proline-rich extensin-like protein EPR1, whose amino-acid sequence is MWKIFHQYYPNYIGIMFTIHPRLSSRAMRPLQRSRSHHIRTLRHNFFAANGPALFNVSSKEIKVEKTPRLSNDPHHTNHTLTTQTTPSPHKPHPHHTNHILTTPATPSPHQQHPHHTSHILTTPATTLPHKPHPHHTSHILTTPAISSPHQPHPYHTNHTRTESHHILTKPATSSPHQPHPYHTNRTLTKPATSSPHKPHPYHTSHTLTTQATPSPHKPHLYHTSHTLTTSATSSPHKPHPHHTNHTRTTQTTSSPHKPHPHHTNHTRTTPTTSSPHKPHPHTPTTSSPHKPHPHHTSHTLTTPATSSPHKPHPHHTNHTRTTPTTSSPHKPHPHHTNHTRTTPATSSPHKPHPHTPTTSSPHQQHPHHTSHILTTHILTTQATPSPHKPHPHHTNHILTTQTTPLPHQPHPYHTNHTRTTPAKPSPHQPHPHQTSHTLTTQTTPLPHQPHPHHTSHILTTPTTSSPHQPHPYHTNHTRTTPAKPSPHQPHPHHTNHILTTPATPLPHKPHPHHTSQTLTTPATSSPHQPHPHNTNHIPTTPATPLPHKPNPHHTSQTLTTPATSSQHQPHPHHSSHILTTPTTSSPHQPHPHHSSHILTTPTTSSPHKPHPHHTSPFLTTLVTSSPHKPHPHHTIQTFTTPATPASHQPHPHYTSHILTTPATPLPHKPNPHHTNHTRTTPTTSSPHQQHPKPHQPHPHYTSNTRTTPATSSPHQPNPHHTSHILTTQATPLPHKPHPHHTNQTLTTQTTPAPHQPHPHHTSHTRTTPTTSSLLKPHTHHTSYILTTQATPSPHKPHPHHTNHIHTRTTPTTSSLLKPHLHHTSYILTTPATPSPHQPHPHHTNHTRTTPTTSSPHKPHPYHTSHTIITPATSSPHKPHPHHTSHTLTTPATSSPHKPHPHHTNHTRTTPTTSSPHKPHPHHANHILTTQTTPSPHKPNPHHTSHTLTTPATPSPHKPHQPHPHHTSHILTTQSTPLPHKPHLYHTSHTLTTPATSSPHKPHPHHTNHTLTTPATSSPHHPHPHRITPHPHQTSHILTTPATPLPHQPHPHQTSHILTTQATPLPHQPHPNHTSHTLTKPATSSPHKPHPHHTNHTLPTPATPSPSQPHPHHTSHILTTPATSSPNKPHPHHTDHTRTTPATSSPHKPHPHHTSPFLTTPATPSPHKPHPHTQATHKPHPHHTSHILTTPPTPAPHHTTSSPNQPHPHHTSHTLTTPTAPSPNQPHPHHTSHTLTTQPHPNHTSHTLTKPATSSPHKPHPHHTNHTLPTPATPSPSQPHPHHTSHILTTPATSSPNKPHPHHTDHTRTTPATSSPHKPHPHHTSPFLTTPATPSPHKPHPHHTSHTLTT